In a genomic window of Apteryx mantelli isolate bAptMan1 chromosome 2, bAptMan1.hap1, whole genome shotgun sequence:
- the LOC106484918 gene encoding histamine H3 receptor-like — translation MHNSSAEALRTTGTCNGTTSSQPLSSEFSLGVLVLLAVLMALLALITILGNALVILAFIMDRNLRHRSNYFFLNLAISDFAVGAFCIPLYIPYILTGKWQLGRGVCKFWLLMDYLLCTASVFNIVLISYDRFLSVTKAVSYRVQQGAASNPVVKMVAIWVLAFLLYCPAILFWEHVAGCSVVPEWQCYAEFFNNWYFLLCASTLEFFVPLVSVTYFNVHIFWNIQKRQRRGSVQEGEPLKSSSLSWRSCLLPRQGLSSVEAEDSVSSSMRPKKVSLVTESSSPRSKLQQDKKIAKSLAIIVCVFAICWAPYTLLMIIRGACHGVCVHNSLYETTFWLLWLNSSLNPFLYPLCHVKFRMAFMKILCPQKFATLRSSSF, via the exons ATGCACAACAGCAGTGCTGAAGCTCTGCGTACGACTGGAACGTGCAATGGGACCACGTCCTCACAGCCATTGAGCTCAGAGTTCTCGCTGGGTGTGTTGGTGCTCCTGGCTGTCCTTATGGCGCTGCTGGCTCTGATCACAATCCTTGGAAACGCCTTGGTGATCCTTGCTTTCATAATGGACAGAAACCTCCGGCATCGGAGTAATTACTTCTTTCTCAATCTTGCTATTTCTGACTTTGCAGTGG GTGCATTCTGCATACCTCTGTACATCCCTTACATCCTGACAGGGAAATGGCAATTGGGAAGAGGCGTTTGCAAGTTCTGGCTACTTATGGACTACCTTCTGTGCACAGCTTCAGTATTTAACATTGTTCTTATCAGCTATGACCGTTTCCTGTCTGTTACTAAAGCT GTGTCTTACAGAGTCCAGCAGGGAGCAGCCTCCAATCCTGTTGTGAAGATGGTAGCCATCTGGGTCTTGGCCTTCCTCCTCTACTGCCCAGCAATTCTCTTCTGGGAGCACGTGGCTGGCTGCAGCGTGGTCCCAGAGTGGCAGTGCTACGCTGAGTTCTTCAACAACTGGTACTTCCTCCTGTGCGCCTCCACCTTGGAGTTCTTCGTGCCGCTGGTCTCAGTGACGTATTTCAATGTGCACATCTTCTGGAATATCCAGAAGCGCCAGAGACGTGGCAGCGTGCAGGAGGGTGAACCTCTAAAGAGCAGCAGCCTGTCTTGGAGATCTTGCCTCTTGCCAAGGCAAGGATTATCTTCTGTAGAAGCAGAGGACAGCGTTTCTTCCTCTATGAGGCCGAAGAAAGTGTCCTTGGTAACTGAAAGCTCATCTCC CAGGTCAAAATTGCAGCAGGACAAGAAAATTGCGAAGTCACTTGCCATAATTGTGTGTGTCTTTGCCATTTGCTGGGCCCCGTATACGTTACTAATGATTATTCGTGGAGCCTGCCATGGAGTGTGTGTCCATAACTCCTTGTATGAAACTACCTTTTGGCTTTTGTGGCTCAATTCGTCTTTGAACCCATTTCTCTACCCTCTCTGTCATGTTAAGTTTCGAATGGCTTTCATGAAAATATTATGTCCCCAAAAGTTTGCAACATTGAGATCAAGctctttttag